TCTTCGGCCCGCACGCCACGAATTTCCGGGAGAGCGCCGAGCTTCTCCTCCAGGCCGGGGGCGCCCTCGTCGTCCAGAACGGCGCCGAACTCGACGCCCAAGTCGCCGCCCTCCTCCAAGACGCGGACCGTCGCCGGCTCATGGGCGAGGCGGCCTTCAAGGCCGTGGCGGGCCGCCGCGGCGCCATCAAGCAGACGGTCGAGCTCATCGAGCGGTATCTGATGGACGCCCATCGTGGCTGATAGCGTGCGCGAGCCCTGGCTCCGCCGCGCCTGGCGCGGGGACATCGGGTGGACGGGGGCGGCCAGCCTCCAAGCCCTCGCCCAGATCTATGGCGGCGGCCTGGCCATACGCTCCGGTCTGTATGCGGCGGGCATCTTCCGGACGCGGCGGCTGCCGTGCCCGGTCATCTCGGTCGGCAATCTCACGTTGGGGGGCAGCGGCAAGACGCCGCTGGCCGAGGTCGTGACCAGGATCGTCGGCGAGCTGGGCTGGAAGCCCGCGCTGCTGAGCCGCGGTTATGGACGGCAGACACGTGGTGTGCAGATCGTGGCCGAGGCAACCGGGGTCAGGCTCGGGGCGAGGCAAGGCGGCGACGAGCCGGTGCTCCTGGCTGAGCGACTGCCCGGTGTGCCCGTCGTGGTAGGGGAGAGCCGCTACGAAGCGGGACGGGCGGCGCTGGAGCGCTGTGGAGCCGGGGCCCTCATCCTCGACGATGGCTTCCAGCACCGCACGCTCGCCAAGGATCTGGAGATCGTGGCCGTGGCGGGTCGCAACCCGTGGGGCAATGGCCGGCTTTTCCCGCGCGGCATGCTTCGCGAGCCCGTCGAAGCGTTGGGCCGCGCAGGTCTCATCGTGGTCACCAATCCTTCGGGACCGGCCATGAACGAAGTCGCGGCGACTCTCGGCCGGCTCGGCGCGAAGCCGCCCGTCTTGACAGCCGCAACGGAGCCCGAAAGCGCGCGTGAGATGCCGCGAGGGCGGATCGAGCCTCCCGCCGCGCTCCGCGGGCGGCGCCTTCTCGCCTTCGCAGGGCTTGCCGCCCCCGAAGGTTTTGCCGCGACCTTGAGCGCGGTGGGGGCCCGCGTGGCGGGATTCGTGGAGTTCCCCGATCACCATGCGTTCACCCGAGGGGATATCGAGGCCCTCACCCGTCGCGCCGAGAGCGTGGGCGCGGAGGGACTTGTCACCACGGAGAAGGATTGGGTGCGCATCCGCGAGACGGGCATGCCTGGCGTGCCGCTCTGGGTTCTCTCGATACGTCTGTCCGCGGACCGGCGTGACCTGCTCGTGGAGACTCTGGCGCGCGTCCTCCAGACGAGCGGAGCGCGGAAGCCATTGGCGTGATCATCGAGGGTCCCGTCATCCTCGTGCGCCTGCCGAACTGGCTCGGCGACACCGTCATGGCCCTGCCGGCGCTGGCGGGGCTGCGCGCCTCGCTGCCCGAGGCGCGAATCGCACTGGTCGGGCGCTTTGCTCCAGTGCTCCAGGGCCAGGCCGTGGCGGACGCCGTCCTCTCCTATCCGCACGGCGAGGGGGCGCGCTCGCGCCTCGGCGCCGTCTTGAGAGATGGGCGGCCGGACACGGCCATCGTCCTGCCCAACTCGTTCGAGTCCGCCCTGGCCGCTCGACGCTGGGGCGCCCGCGTGCGGCTGGGCTATGATGCCGACCTTCGCGGCTGGCTCTTGACTCATCCCCTGGAGCAGTGTTCTCCGCGCCGGCATCAGATCGACGAGTACCGACAGCTCCTCGAGGCGGGAGGCGTCGTCTCGGGATCGGGCGCTCCCGCGTTCGCGCTGCCGGACAATCGCCAAGCCGAGGAAGAGGTCGATGTCCTCTTCAAGGGCATCGGTCTCGCTCCCGAGGGCGGGGTGGTCGGGCTCCATCTGGGCGCTTCCTTCGGCTCCTCGAAGCTCTGGCCGCCGGCCGCCTATGGCGAGCTCTCCTGCCAGCTCAGTCGAGCCGGCTTGCTCCCGGTCTTGCTCGGGGCCGGAGGCGAGGAACACACGGCCGCCTCCGTCGTCGCCTCGGCCGGGGAGGTCATCGCCTCTCTGGTCGGGCGGGACCGGCTCGATCTCCTGCCGCGCCTCCTCGCCCGGCTGACCTGCCTCGTCAGCGCCGATACCGGCGTGGCCCACCTGGCCGCCGCGGTGGGCACGCCCACGGTGACGCTCTTCGGTCCCACGGACCCGCGCCTCACGAGCCCGCGTGGTCGCGCCACGCGCACGCTCGAGGGATGCGCCCCTTGCGCGCCCTGCTTTCTCGAGCGCTGCCCCATCGATCATCCGTGCATGCGCTCGATAGAGCCGGCGGCGGTGGCGGGCGCCGTGCTCACCGCCGTGCGCGACGGGCATGCGGCATGAAGGCATGACCGTAGAGCGCCGGCTGCGCGTCCTGAATCTCGTGGCCAACCGGTGGTGGACGGGGAGCGCTGATCCGGCTCTTCGACTCACCCTGGCTCTGCGCGCTCGTGGCCACCACGCGCTGCTGGGTCTGGCCCCCGGAGACAAGTTCGAGGCCATGGCGCGCGAGGCTGGTGTGGAGCCTGTCGAGGGGCTCCATCTCGACGCCCGATCGGGTCCGGCGGCCGTCCTCTCTGATCTCCGAAGGCTCCGCCGTCTGGTCCGTGATGAAGGACTGGACGTGATTCACGTCCACCACAGCCACGACCACTGGCTCGGCTGGTGGAGCCGTGGCCGGAGCGCCCTCGTGCGCTCGTATCACAATGAGCGCTCGGTACGCCGCGGCTGGCCCACCTCCCGCCTCTACCGGGTCTCCCAGGCCCTCGTCGCGGTCAGCCGCGGCGTCGAGGAAAAGCTCATCGCCGCGGGCGCTCCCGCCCGGTCCGTGCACCGCGTCCCGGGCGTGGTGGACACGGCTCGCTTCGCGCCCGATTCGCGGGGAGCCGCCAAGATCCGCGAGGAGTTCCAGGTCGCCTCGGCTCCCCTCATTGGCTGCGTGGCCCGTCTTGCCGCCGGTCGCGGTCACGAGGTGCTCCTCGAAGGCTTCCGGCTGCTGCGTCGAGAGCGCCCCGATGCCCGCCTTCTCCTCATCGGCAAGGGGGAGCGGCGCCCGGCCTTGGAAGCGGCCATCAAGAGTCTCGGGCTCGAGGCGAGCGCCCTCCTCGCGGGCTATCGCGATACCGATTTGCCGGCCGTGCTCCACGCCCTCGACATCTTCGTCCTGCTCGGAGCGGGCTCGGATGAGTCCTGTCGGGCAGCCCTCGAGGCCATGGCGGCCGGCCGACCCGTGGTGGCGGCCCGCGTGGGGGCGCTGTCCGAGGCCGTGGTTCACGGCGAGACCGGAATTCTGCTCGAGCAGGTGTCGTCCGAGCATGTCGCGGCGGCATTGCGCCGGCTGATCGAGCACCCGCACGAAGCCCGAGCCATGGGCGAGGCGGGGCACCGCCGCGCGCTCGGCCGGTTCAGCCCCGATAGCCACGCCCGCCGCTTCGAAGAAATCTACATGGCGGCCCTCGCGAGCTCCCGGCAAATCGGCCAGCGCAACCGCGCAAGCTCGAACCGGTGGGGGGGTCCGGGGGAGGAGCGGCGGTCGCTCCCCCCCGGAACTTAAATGAAAATTTTACAAGTCGTGTCCTGCCGGGGGTGGTCTTCCGATGCGTATTGGGCGGCCCGCATGTGTCACGAGCTGGACCGAGCCGGCCATGAGGCCACCCTCATCTGTCGCCGCGGCAGCGAAGAGCGCGTGATCTCGAGAGCCCGAGGGGAGGGAGTGACGAGGATAGAGACCCTCTCCCTGGGCTCGGGCTTGCGCCCGTTAGGGGATCCGAGCGATATCCGGCGTCTCCGCGCTCGGCTCGAACGGGCGGATCTCGTCCATGTTCATCGTGGCAAGGAGCACTGGCTCGCCGCGCTCGCCAATCGGCTCCGCGCGAAATCAATCCCGCTCGTGAGAACGCGCCACATCGTCCAGCCGCTCCGGCCCCATGCCCTGAATCGCTGGCTCTACGGACACGCGACCGATCTCTTGATCACGGTCAGCGAAGCCATCGCGCGGCAGTGCAGAGCCGGTGGCCTGACTCCGGTTCACCGCGTCGTGTCCATGCCCGGGGGAGCGGATGGCGACCGCTTCCGGCCGGTTTCCGATTCGACGGCGCTCCGGCGACAGCTCGGCATCGACGAAAGAGCGGTGGTGATCGGGATGGTGTCCGGATTCAGGATCATGAAGGGGCATGGCCTCGTGGTCGAGGCAGCCAGACGGCTCGCCTCGGATCGGCGCCGATTCCATCTTGTCTTCGCGGGGCAAGGGCCTTTCCAAGCCGCCATCCGCCAGGCCGTGGATGCGGCAGGACTCTCCGACCGCGCCTCCTTCCTGGGATTCGTCGAAGATACGGCCGGGGTCCTGGCCGCGCTCGACGTCGCCCTCTACCCGCCGCTGGAGTCGGACGGAATGTCGCGCGCTCTCTTCGAGTATCTGGCGGCCGGGCGCGCGGTGGTGGCGAGCCGGGTGGGGGTGGCCGCCGAGGTCCTCACGGATGGCCGCGACGCGCTACTCGTGCCGGGCGGCGACGCTCCCGAGCTTGCCTCCGCCATGGGGAGGCTGCTGGAGCACCCAGCGCTTCGCGCAGAGCTGGGCCAGGCGGCCGGTCAGCTCGCTCATGCCCGGCTCACCAGCGCCCGCGTCGCGGAACGGCTCGTCGATCGCTACCGCGACTTGCTCGCCGGCTGAATGAAGATCTCCGTCCTCTGCTTCGACCTTTCCGACAACGCGGCAGGACGAGCCGATCTCCTCGCCCGTCTGCTCGCTCCGCTCGGAGAGGTCGAGGTCATCGGCCCCCGCTCAGGCGCCGCCCCGTGGGCGCCCGTGGCCGGAGGATCGGTGTGCTACTCGGGTGTGCCCGAGCGCCGCCTGCCCGGCTTCTTCATGACCATGGCCGAGCTCGCCCGGCGGGCCGATGGCGATCTCCTCTACGCGTCCAAGACGCGGCTGGGCAGCGCCGGCATCGGCTATCTCAAGCGGGTCCTGGGAAGACGGGGGCCGCTTTTCCTGGATATCGACGACTGGGAAGTCGGGTTCTATCTTCGCTCCGGACCCCTCGGGACTCTGGGCAGAGCGCTCAACTTTGGAAACCCCAAGGGGCTGCCGTGGACCTGGCTCACGGAGCGTCTGACCGGGCTCGCCGACGGCATCACCGTGGCTTCGAGGTTTCTCCAGCAGCGGTTCGGCGGCACCCTCCTGCCGCATGTCCGGGACACCGATGAGTGGAAGCCGGGCGCGGGCTCGCCCGTCGAGGCTCGCCGCCGGCTCGGCATCGGTGACGAGCGCGTGGTGATGTTCCTCGGCACCCCGCGAGGGTACAAGGGCCTGGATGATCTCGGCGCGGCCGTGGCCGGCCTCGGACGAAAGGACGTCCGGCTCGCCGTGGTCGGCACGCTTCCCGAGAGCGTCCTCGGTCGGGATCTCGTTCGGCGATTCCCGGGGATCTGTCTCGCTCCGCCCATTGCCTTCGAGGAGATCCCGAGCTTTCTCTCGGCCGCCGACGTGGTCGCCGTGCCCCAGCGCGACACGCCGGACACACGGGGCCAGGTGCCGGCCAAGCTCTTCGACGCCATGGCGCTCGGCCGGCCCATCGTGTCCACGCGCGTGTCCATGATCCCCGAGATCCTCGAAGGCTGCGGGCTCCTCGTCAAGGCCGGAGACGTGGCGGCCCTCGG
The window above is part of the Candidatus Methylomirabilota bacterium genome. Proteins encoded here:
- the lpxK gene encoding tetraacyldisaccharide 4'-kinase encodes the protein MADSVREPWLRRAWRGDIGWTGAASLQALAQIYGGGLAIRSGLYAAGIFRTRRLPCPVISVGNLTLGGSGKTPLAEVVTRIVGELGWKPALLSRGYGRQTRGVQIVAEATGVRLGARQGGDEPVLLAERLPGVPVVVGESRYEAGRAALERCGAGALILDDGFQHRTLAKDLEIVAVAGRNPWGNGRLFPRGMLREPVEALGRAGLIVVTNPSGPAMNEVAATLGRLGAKPPVLTAATEPESAREMPRGRIEPPAALRGRRLLAFAGLAAPEGFAATLSAVGARVAGFVEFPDHHAFTRGDIEALTRRAESVGAEGLVTTEKDWVRIRETGMPGVPLWVLSIRLSADRRDLLVETLARVLQTSGARKPLA
- the waaF gene encoding lipopolysaccharide heptosyltransferase II, encoding MIIEGPVILVRLPNWLGDTVMALPALAGLRASLPEARIALVGRFAPVLQGQAVADAVLSYPHGEGARSRLGAVLRDGRPDTAIVLPNSFESALAARRWGARVRLGYDADLRGWLLTHPLEQCSPRRHQIDEYRQLLEAGGVVSGSGAPAFALPDNRQAEEEVDVLFKGIGLAPEGGVVGLHLGASFGSSKLWPPAAYGELSCQLSRAGLLPVLLGAGGEEHTAASVVASAGEVIASLVGRDRLDLLPRLLARLTCLVSADTGVAHLAAAVGTPTVTLFGPTDPRLTSPRGRATRTLEGCAPCAPCFLERCPIDHPCMRSIEPAAVAGAVLTAVRDGHAA
- a CDS encoding glycosyltransferase yields the protein MTVERRLRVLNLVANRWWTGSADPALRLTLALRARGHHALLGLAPGDKFEAMAREAGVEPVEGLHLDARSGPAAVLSDLRRLRRLVRDEGLDVIHVHHSHDHWLGWWSRGRSALVRSYHNERSVRRGWPTSRLYRVSQALVAVSRGVEEKLIAAGAPARSVHRVPGVVDTARFAPDSRGAAKIREEFQVASAPLIGCVARLAAGRGHEVLLEGFRLLRRERPDARLLLIGKGERRPALEAAIKSLGLEASALLAGYRDTDLPAVLHALDIFVLLGAGSDESCRAALEAMAAGRPVVAARVGALSEAVVHGETGILLEQVSSEHVAAALRRLIEHPHEARAMGEAGHRRALGRFSPDSHARRFEEIYMAALASSRQIGQRNRASSNRWGGPGEERRSLPPGT
- a CDS encoding glycosyltransferase family 4 protein yields the protein MCHELDRAGHEATLICRRGSEERVISRARGEGVTRIETLSLGSGLRPLGDPSDIRRLRARLERADLVHVHRGKEHWLAALANRLRAKSIPLVRTRHIVQPLRPHALNRWLYGHATDLLITVSEAIARQCRAGGLTPVHRVVSMPGGADGDRFRPVSDSTALRRQLGIDERAVVIGMVSGFRIMKGHGLVVEAARRLASDRRRFHLVFAGQGPFQAAIRQAVDAAGLSDRASFLGFVEDTAGVLAALDVALYPPLESDGMSRALFEYLAAGRAVVASRVGVAAEVLTDGRDALLVPGGDAPELASAMGRLLEHPALRAELGQAAGQLAHARLTSARVAERLVDRYRDLLAG
- a CDS encoding glycosyltransferase, with protein sequence MKISVLCFDLSDNAAGRADLLARLLAPLGEVEVIGPRSGAAPWAPVAGGSVCYSGVPERRLPGFFMTMAELARRADGDLLYASKTRLGSAGIGYLKRVLGRRGPLFLDIDDWEVGFYLRSGPLGTLGRALNFGNPKGLPWTWLTERLTGLADGITVASRFLQQRFGGTLLPHVRDTDEWKPGAGSPVEARRRLGIGDERVVMFLGTPRGYKGLDDLGAAVAGLGRKDVRLAVVGTLPESVLGRDLVRRFPGICLAPPIAFEEIPSFLSAADVVAVPQRDTPDTRGQVPAKLFDAMALGRPIVSTRVSMIPEILEGCGLLVKAGDVAALGGAIARLLDDPGEAAALARRARERCVERYSFLSARRDLFPLIAQVMERARGHR